One window of the Myxococcus virescens genome contains the following:
- a CDS encoding lantibiotic dehydratase → MSEPWTLGEVFVLRHAGFPFDWLESLGMSQAVLDDVARLLEAEDALVDAVRAEKGASGAQALLDALSQGREPRIDARLGPSCQHAWARYQARRESVQAGYTAERKTLRRQLRERAAEPAIQEAVFLSSPAMFDNVWVRYLRGGERPDTSDARRVERQVYTYLQRFCAKNETTSFFGPISYGERTADEGYDVRTVPSGNTRRRTFFSFWAVTELARAVGRERTLRPHLPLRLNPLFTVTPGRAFCEPLKLDVALSPEAERLLSVLREHPTPAEAARVLGFPVVDVERQALPLVKTALLLWGLPFRPNDFSTFESVRDAVAALPDLEARTRWLERFETLARLKADFESGALAQRRELLPRLEAAFTEVTGKPARRGDGQVYADRLILYEEASSPFRLRFGATFTAELEAALSGALELSAAYGEKVQQGFREQVRDALGPDAGPMDLLDYAVRLRPDGVTGSRFSPVPPVMLEAEEGRARTLPVDFLGTSTPGGRYALPDVCLAAKPDGSGFEVMLARVHHHLLLWSWLSAFQPERERYASVASRWLEQDAAARGLVGLAIRRRNKGFYVYPGRRLVYSVSDVLDVDEGALTPGDVKVLPTREGPVLVDGKGERLSLYLPLDDFSSYPPFAALAHSQVLHAPLRTQGSHLPRLSVGGAVYQRERWNLAAERLARPAGFELFLAVQRERRAGGWPRFVFMRSSKERKPYLIDTASPFAVDLLSHLARDAERLSVEEMYPAPEQLWLKDERGRYTCELRMQFTRWSEGPA, encoded by the coding sequence ATGAGCGAGCCCTGGACGTTGGGCGAGGTATTCGTGCTGCGGCACGCGGGCTTTCCCTTCGATTGGCTGGAGTCGCTGGGGATGTCCCAGGCGGTGCTGGACGACGTCGCCCGCTTGCTCGAGGCGGAGGACGCGCTCGTGGACGCCGTGCGCGCGGAGAAGGGCGCGTCCGGCGCGCAAGCCCTCCTCGATGCGTTGTCCCAGGGGCGTGAGCCCCGAATCGACGCACGGCTGGGGCCGTCGTGTCAGCACGCATGGGCTCGCTACCAGGCGCGTCGCGAGTCCGTTCAGGCGGGTTACACCGCGGAACGAAAGACACTGCGACGGCAACTGCGAGAGCGAGCGGCGGAGCCCGCCATCCAGGAGGCCGTGTTCCTCTCCAGTCCGGCGATGTTCGACAACGTCTGGGTGCGCTACCTGCGCGGTGGGGAGCGGCCGGACACGTCCGATGCGCGCCGGGTGGAGCGGCAGGTCTACACATACCTCCAGCGCTTCTGCGCGAAGAACGAGACCACCAGCTTCTTCGGCCCCATTTCCTACGGCGAGCGCACCGCCGATGAGGGCTACGACGTGCGCACGGTGCCCAGCGGAAACACGCGCCGCCGCACGTTCTTCTCCTTCTGGGCGGTGACGGAGCTGGCTCGCGCGGTGGGGCGGGAGCGCACGCTGCGCCCGCACCTGCCGCTGCGCCTCAATCCGCTCTTCACGGTGACCCCAGGCCGCGCATTCTGCGAGCCGCTGAAGCTGGACGTCGCCTTGTCACCCGAGGCGGAGCGTCTGCTCTCCGTGCTGCGCGAGCATCCCACACCCGCCGAGGCGGCCAGGGTGCTCGGCTTTCCCGTCGTGGACGTCGAGCGCCAGGCGCTGCCGCTCGTGAAGACCGCGTTGTTGCTCTGGGGCCTGCCGTTCCGGCCGAACGACTTCAGCACTTTCGAGAGCGTGCGGGACGCGGTGGCGGCGCTCCCCGACCTGGAGGCGCGCACACGCTGGCTGGAGCGTTTTGAAACCCTGGCGCGGCTCAAGGCGGACTTCGAAAGTGGAGCCCTGGCCCAGCGGCGCGAGCTGCTGCCGCGCCTGGAGGCCGCCTTCACGGAGGTCACGGGCAAGCCCGCGCGCCGAGGTGACGGTCAGGTCTACGCGGACCGGCTCATCCTCTACGAGGAGGCGAGCTCGCCTTTCCGGCTGCGCTTCGGCGCGACCTTCACCGCGGAGCTGGAGGCGGCGCTGAGCGGCGCGCTGGAGCTGTCAGCCGCCTATGGCGAGAAGGTGCAACAGGGCTTCCGGGAGCAGGTCCGTGACGCACTGGGCCCGGATGCGGGCCCCATGGACCTGCTGGACTACGCCGTGCGGCTGCGGCCCGATGGCGTCACGGGCAGCCGCTTCTCGCCCGTGCCGCCGGTGATGCTGGAGGCCGAGGAGGGCCGCGCGCGGACGCTGCCCGTGGACTTCCTGGGCACGTCCACGCCGGGCGGGCGTTACGCCTTGCCGGACGTGTGCCTCGCCGCGAAGCCGGACGGAAGCGGCTTCGAGGTGATGCTGGCGCGGGTCCACCACCACCTGCTGCTGTGGAGCTGGCTGAGCGCGTTCCAGCCCGAGCGGGAGCGGTACGCCTCGGTGGCTTCGCGTTGGCTGGAACAGGACGCCGCGGCGCGGGGGCTCGTGGGGCTGGCCATCCGCAGGCGCAACAAGGGCTTCTACGTCTATCCGGGACGGCGGTTGGTGTACTCGGTGTCGGACGTGCTGGATGTGGACGAGGGGGCCCTGACGCCGGGGGACGTGAAGGTCCTTCCCACGCGTGAAGGCCCGGTGTTGGTGGACGGGAAGGGGGAGCGGCTGAGCCTGTACCTGCCGCTCGATGATTTCTCGTCCTATCCACCGTTCGCGGCGCTGGCGCATTCCCAGGTGCTGCACGCACCGCTGCGGACGCAGGGAAGCCACCTGCCTCGGTTGAGCGTGGGCGGCGCGGTGTACCAGCGCGAGCGCTGGAACCTGGCGGCGGAGCGGCTGGCAAGGCCCGCGGGCTTCGAGCTCTTCCTCGCCGTGCAGCGGGAGCGGCGCGCGGGTGGGTGGCCTCGCTTCGTGTTCATGCGCAGCTCGAAGGAGCGCAAGCCGTACCTCATCGACACCGCGAGCCCCTTCGCCGTGGACCTGCTGTCACACCTGGCTCGGGACGCGGAGCGCCTGTCCGTGGAGGAGATGTACCCGGCACCGGAGCAACTCTGGCTGAAGGACGAGCGGGGCCGCTACACCTGTGAGCTGCGGATGCAGTTCACCCGCTGGAGCGAAGGACCGGCCTGA
- a CDS encoding serine/threonine-protein kinase encodes MDSQVSNAIISRLRVGTITHVRISGVIDETFPLTSASPEMSGLLVVDLGQVERISSFGVRRWIEFAAKLPQGALGLYVVHAPPVIVDQLNMVEGFAGVARVLSVLAPYTCRACNEDRLRLVNLLDEAQVISEERAPDHSCPVCQGPLEFADLPGEFFDYARRQQFGQVDPVVMRYLRASMPAEQPELSQHLKIIQDDITYITLASALKGDLNVRRLASGLEGRVGFDFSHVSKVEPEALPKLEQVLETAAQGAHVVLCRVPPPALAVLARSAKVLPVRLATLWLPCDCRNCGQVSHQRLQAADYLARLRAQASGVEVPCPICGGNARVPHMPQLQGLLARVQLTDRPLEDLEALETRALSQYLFGATNIDPAARQGASTDISNSLGSTKLNIIRRLGQGGMAEVFLAKQVGVKGFEKFVVMKKILPQFAENPEFVDMLFAEARANARLTHPNVVQTFDVGVSDGVAYILMEYVRGPDLKKLVIELRRKGLALPLEHALRIVAEVAAGLHYAHAYVDPAGTPHPVVHRDVSPHNVLISLDGAIKLSDFGIAKVAGEEHTQAGVLKGKISYISPEAASGRTLDARNDVFALGVVLFELLTGTLPFRRDHDAATLQAIVRDPAPVPSQLKPNIPQDVSDLVLRALVKDPARRTPSAAALREEIEAVMAHHRLNSSPAAVAQFFRDTLGDRLVEFAPSAVGGTGSHPRPVPSGSGSGNIGSGEMSAPTDGRTPSRGSVPVAGSRPGMGGSGGIPRPGPPVPPPPPPRPVGVASAAVRPPAPPPADDSFPGISVSEDDANDRTEVVPLNLGAPPPRTEAPPRPAPAPRASQPQPAMPAPPRPSGPVPGVGHGAHASAARPAQPPPPRPVAPASRAPAPAEKPADKQPPWKLLGIVGGGALVLAVVAVVMMRDGGSNFVNVGPGEHVYVGGLRHEAGTEVHDPSGGPLLISTAVEGKLRRFGTTQQREGIDVRTLADASPEPGTTGLLSVTGAAPGCEVHVGGTLLPGGTPLLKARIEAGRELEVLVRCPSGVSKLWVMAVPGQQIEVKSQPRN; translated from the coding sequence GTGGATAGCCAGGTTTCCAACGCCATCATCAGCCGGCTCCGCGTGGGGACGATTACCCACGTCCGGATTTCCGGCGTCATCGACGAAACATTCCCACTGACGTCCGCCAGCCCGGAGATGAGCGGGCTGCTGGTGGTGGACCTGGGGCAGGTGGAGCGCATCAGCTCCTTCGGCGTGCGGCGGTGGATTGAGTTCGCCGCCAAGCTGCCCCAGGGGGCCCTGGGCCTCTACGTGGTCCACGCGCCGCCCGTCATCGTGGACCAGCTCAACATGGTGGAGGGCTTCGCCGGCGTCGCCCGCGTCCTCTCCGTGCTGGCGCCCTACACCTGCCGCGCCTGCAACGAGGACCGGCTGCGGCTGGTGAACCTGCTGGACGAGGCACAGGTCATCTCCGAGGAACGTGCGCCCGACCATTCCTGCCCCGTGTGTCAGGGGCCGCTGGAGTTCGCGGACCTGCCGGGCGAGTTCTTCGACTACGCGCGGCGGCAGCAGTTCGGTCAGGTGGACCCGGTCGTCATGCGCTACCTGCGCGCCAGCATGCCGGCGGAGCAGCCGGAGCTGTCGCAGCACCTGAAGATCATCCAGGACGACATCACGTACATCACCCTGGCCAGCGCGCTGAAGGGGGACCTCAACGTGCGCCGGCTGGCGTCGGGCCTGGAGGGCCGCGTCGGCTTCGACTTCAGCCACGTCAGCAAGGTGGAGCCGGAGGCCCTGCCGAAGCTGGAGCAGGTGCTGGAGACGGCGGCGCAGGGCGCGCACGTGGTGTTGTGCCGGGTGCCGCCGCCCGCGCTGGCGGTGCTGGCGCGCTCGGCCAAGGTGTTGCCGGTGCGGCTGGCCACGCTGTGGCTGCCGTGTGACTGCCGCAACTGCGGGCAGGTGAGCCACCAGCGCCTCCAGGCCGCGGACTACCTGGCCAGGCTGCGGGCGCAGGCGTCCGGCGTGGAGGTGCCGTGCCCCATCTGCGGCGGCAACGCGCGCGTCCCCCACATGCCCCAGCTCCAGGGGCTGCTGGCGCGGGTGCAGCTGACGGACCGGCCGCTGGAGGACCTGGAGGCGCTGGAGACTCGCGCCCTCAGTCAGTACCTCTTCGGCGCCACGAACATCGACCCGGCGGCCCGCCAGGGCGCGTCCACGGACATCTCCAACTCGCTGGGCAGCACCAAGCTGAACATCATCCGGCGGCTGGGGCAGGGCGGCATGGCGGAGGTCTTCCTCGCCAAGCAGGTCGGGGTGAAGGGCTTCGAGAAGTTCGTGGTGATGAAGAAGATTCTCCCGCAGTTCGCGGAGAACCCCGAGTTCGTCGACATGCTCTTCGCGGAGGCCCGCGCCAACGCGCGGCTGACGCATCCGAACGTCGTGCAGACGTTCGACGTGGGCGTGTCCGACGGCGTCGCGTACATCCTCATGGAGTACGTGCGCGGGCCGGACCTGAAGAAGCTGGTCATCGAGCTGCGGCGCAAGGGCCTGGCGCTCCCGCTGGAGCATGCGCTGCGCATCGTCGCGGAGGTGGCCGCGGGCCTTCACTACGCCCATGCCTACGTGGACCCCGCGGGCACGCCGCACCCGGTGGTGCACCGGGACGTCAGCCCGCACAACGTCCTCATCTCGCTGGACGGCGCCATCAAGCTGAGTGACTTCGGCATCGCCAAGGTGGCGGGCGAGGAGCACACGCAGGCGGGCGTGCTGAAGGGGAAGATTTCGTACATCTCCCCGGAGGCCGCGTCCGGGCGCACGCTGGACGCGCGCAACGACGTGTTCGCGTTGGGCGTGGTGCTCTTCGAACTCCTCACCGGCACGCTCCCGTTTCGCAGGGACCACGACGCGGCGACGCTGCAAGCCATCGTCCGGGACCCCGCGCCAGTCCCTTCGCAGCTCAAGCCGAACATCCCGCAGGACGTCTCCGACCTCGTCCTCCGCGCGCTGGTGAAGGACCCGGCGCGCCGCACGCCGTCCGCCGCCGCGCTGCGCGAGGAAATCGAAGCGGTGATGGCGCATCACCGGCTCAACTCGTCGCCCGCGGCGGTGGCCCAGTTCTTCCGGGACACGCTGGGCGACCGGCTGGTGGAGTTCGCGCCGTCCGCCGTCGGCGGGACGGGAAGCCACCCGCGTCCGGTGCCCTCGGGCAGTGGCAGCGGCAACATCGGCAGTGGGGAGATGTCCGCGCCCACGGATGGACGGACGCCCAGCCGGGGCAGTGTGCCCGTGGCCGGAAGCCGTCCTGGGATGGGCGGCAGTGGCGGCATTCCTCGCCCTGGCCCACCGGTTCCCCCGCCGCCCCCACCACGGCCCGTGGGCGTCGCCAGCGCGGCTGTGCGGCCTCCTGCGCCACCTCCGGCGGACGACTCCTTCCCCGGCATCTCCGTGTCCGAGGACGACGCGAACGACCGCACCGAGGTGGTGCCGCTCAACCTGGGCGCGCCGCCGCCTCGGACGGAAGCGCCGCCTCGGCCCGCTCCCGCGCCGCGTGCCTCTCAGCCACAGCCCGCCATGCCGGCGCCGCCGCGTCCGTCCGGTCCGGTGCCAGGGGTGGGGCATGGGGCTCACGCCAGCGCGGCCCGTCCCGCCCAGCCGCCTCCGCCGCGGCCCGTTGCTCCCGCGAGCCGCGCGCCCGCGCCCGCGGAGAAACCAGCGGACAAGCAGCCCCCTTGGAAGTTGCTGGGCATCGTCGGTGGCGGCGCCCTGGTGCTGGCCGTGGTGGCGGTGGTGATGATGCGCGATGGCGGCTCGAACTTCGTCAACGTGGGGCCCGGGGAGCACGTCTACGTCGGCGGCCTGCGCCACGAGGCGGGGACGGAGGTGCATGACCCGTCGGGCGGCCCGCTGCTCATCTCCACGGCGGTGGAGGGCAAGCTGCGGCGGTTCGGAACCACGCAGCAGCGCGAGGGCATCGACGTGCGCACGCTGGCGGACGCCTCGCCGGAGCCTGGCACCACGGGCCTGCTGAGCGTGACGGGCGCGGCCCCTGGCTGTGAGGTCCACGTCGGTGGCACGTTGCTGCCGGGTGGAACGCCGCTGTTGAAGGCACGAATCGAAGCGGGCCGGGAGCTGGAAGTCCTGGTGCGCTGCCCCAGCGGCGTCAGCAAGCTGTGGGTGATGGCCGTGCCCGGACAGCAAATCGAAGTGAAGTCGCAACCGCGAAACTGA
- a CDS encoding TonB-dependent receptor domain-containing protein, whose translation MRASDLARRCLWGSLKMMALVSSRETAFPRTQALAPSPSPGRTYRTSGVHAPPLDVRTMHSTLFGEPRLGAAKAVAGRRALRAGLPLSIMLCVLSLVVPSSAAAQEAAEAEAPAKVKRRKRVVKPAASARPAAKTAKKPKKPVKPPVEDDPTAEPEIPVLGGGAATDDSSPASAPAPVPTPPSAAPLTPATPLTAEPASPQALPPVGADFNPPDAPTNLPPATATLPAHQPAPASNIPISAPFAEPTLDRPLPPQSGLAGLGVDPLDGADALEESVNRVLSEAVVTTAGKRNQRISDVPLTVSWIPADELEGTGQFTLCEAIQYFPGMECRRGSMRKAAVSARGLGSNYLSNRLLLLQDGRPLTDPWTGQFYADETTPLTNLKQVEVIRGPGSSLYGSNAFSGVINVIQRQPSDLIEKGKNVGAEARVLAGQDQTWRLHGTVAGRGGPVEALLGYYGFGSDGPQLFNDPRVGRVDTNQDSLVHQVNGKVRIGPLALDADFTDAEIGRPGGTHISTVGNCGRCHYTPNDSESVQNFNASAQVDQQVTDNLRLFGQAYGFFKRRDVLMENAFGGDPTRALGKRRRLGGEARALWTMGDLNVTFGGDLKADAVNVPNVLPELSMDDTRQTILGGFVDAEYRLFNRLVLGAGARYDRYQIPERVWQNRTDQVSPRASVVFHAVPELLTLRTNYGRAFRAPTLAELAINQQMYAATLVGNSNLRAETLDTIEASVDFWPFDRRVRLTGTGFYNLAKNFINQQLVFGSVSQFQNLGDARVAGFELEAAAQIPSINSSFDIAYQFLDAKALPYDDGPQSPLDYAPAHRIYARGRTNIGKVAFVELYALLVGSRYDPGFEVDETTGLPTTRVQLPSYVTASARVGFNVYDGISVSFLGSNLFNAKYEESHGFPAPPQSFFSEVKVRY comes from the coding sequence ATGAGAGCCAGCGACTTGGCCCGGCGTTGTCTCTGGGGTAGCTTGAAAATGATGGCGTTGGTGTCCAGCCGAGAAACCGCGTTCCCCCGGACGCAAGCGCTGGCGCCGAGCCCGTCTCCGGGTCGTACGTACAGGACCTCGGGTGTCCATGCTCCACCCTTGGATGTGAGAACGATGCACTCGACTCTGTTCGGTGAGCCGCGGCTGGGCGCGGCGAAGGCGGTTGCCGGGCGTCGCGCTCTGCGCGCCGGCCTGCCTCTTTCCATCATGCTGTGCGTGCTGTCCCTCGTCGTCCCTTCGAGCGCGGCAGCGCAGGAGGCCGCGGAGGCGGAGGCTCCCGCCAAGGTGAAACGCCGGAAGCGGGTGGTGAAGCCCGCGGCCTCCGCGCGTCCCGCCGCGAAGACGGCGAAGAAGCCGAAGAAGCCCGTGAAGCCGCCCGTCGAGGACGACCCGACGGCCGAGCCGGAGATTCCCGTCCTGGGTGGCGGGGCTGCCACGGATGATTCGTCGCCCGCGAGCGCGCCGGCACCCGTGCCCACGCCGCCCTCCGCCGCGCCCCTGACGCCGGCCACGCCCCTGACGGCCGAGCCTGCCTCACCGCAGGCGCTGCCGCCGGTCGGCGCGGACTTCAACCCGCCGGACGCGCCGACGAACCTCCCGCCGGCCACCGCGACGCTGCCCGCGCATCAGCCCGCGCCCGCGTCGAACATTCCCATCAGCGCGCCCTTCGCGGAGCCGACCCTGGATCGCCCCTTGCCGCCGCAGTCCGGGCTCGCGGGCCTGGGGGTGGACCCGCTGGACGGCGCCGACGCGCTGGAGGAGTCCGTCAACCGCGTGCTGAGCGAGGCGGTGGTGACCACCGCCGGCAAGCGCAACCAGCGCATCTCCGACGTGCCCCTCACGGTGTCCTGGATTCCGGCCGACGAGCTGGAGGGCACCGGCCAGTTCACGCTGTGTGAGGCCATCCAGTACTTCCCCGGCATGGAGTGCCGCCGGGGCTCCATGCGCAAGGCGGCGGTGAGCGCGCGCGGCCTGGGCTCCAACTACCTGTCCAACCGACTGCTGCTGCTCCAGGACGGCCGTCCGCTGACGGACCCGTGGACGGGCCAGTTCTACGCGGACGAGACCACGCCGCTCACCAACCTCAAGCAGGTGGAGGTCATCCGCGGCCCGGGGTCCTCGCTGTACGGCTCCAACGCCTTCAGCGGCGTCATCAACGTCATCCAGCGCCAGCCGTCGGACCTCATCGAGAAGGGCAAGAACGTGGGCGCCGAGGCCCGGGTGCTGGCGGGTCAGGACCAGACGTGGCGGCTGCACGGCACCGTGGCGGGCCGTGGCGGTCCGGTGGAGGCGCTGCTGGGCTACTACGGCTTCGGCTCGGACGGCCCGCAGCTCTTCAACGACCCGCGCGTGGGCCGGGTGGACACCAACCAGGACTCGCTGGTGCACCAGGTCAACGGCAAGGTGCGCATCGGGCCCCTGGCGCTGGACGCGGATTTCACGGACGCGGAGATTGGCCGCCCGGGTGGCACGCACATCTCCACCGTGGGCAACTGCGGCCGCTGCCACTACACGCCGAACGACTCCGAGTCGGTGCAGAACTTCAACGCGTCCGCGCAGGTGGACCAGCAAGTCACCGACAACCTGCGCCTCTTCGGCCAGGCGTACGGCTTCTTCAAGCGCCGCGACGTGCTGATGGAGAACGCCTTTGGCGGCGACCCCACCCGCGCGCTGGGCAAGCGGCGCCGGCTGGGCGGCGAGGCGCGCGCGCTGTGGACGATGGGCGACCTCAACGTCACCTTCGGTGGTGACTTGAAGGCGGACGCCGTCAACGTGCCCAACGTCCTGCCCGAGCTGAGCATGGACGACACGCGGCAGACCATCCTGGGCGGCTTCGTGGACGCGGAGTACCGCCTCTTCAACCGGCTGGTGCTCGGCGCGGGAGCCCGTTACGACCGCTACCAGATTCCGGAGCGCGTCTGGCAGAACCGCACGGACCAGGTTTCGCCGCGCGCCAGCGTCGTGTTCCACGCGGTGCCGGAGTTGCTGACGCTGCGCACCAACTACGGCCGCGCCTTCCGTGCGCCCACGTTGGCGGAGCTGGCCATCAACCAGCAGATGTACGCGGCCACACTGGTGGGCAACTCCAACCTTCGCGCGGAGACGCTGGACACCATCGAGGCATCGGTGGATTTCTGGCCCTTCGATCGGAGGGTGCGCCTGACGGGTACGGGCTTCTACAATCTGGCGAAGAACTTCATCAACCAGCAGCTCGTCTTCGGCTCGGTGTCGCAGTTCCAGAACCTGGGCGACGCGCGGGTGGCGGGCTTCGAGCTGGAAGCGGCCGCGCAGATTCCGTCCATCAACTCGTCCTTCGACATCGCGTACCAGTTCCTCGACGCCAAGGCGCTGCCATACGACGACGGCCCCCAGTCGCCGCTGGACTACGCGCCGGCCCATCGCATCTACGCGCGTGGCCGGACCAACATCGGCAAGGTCGCCTTCGTGGAGCTGTACGCGCTGCTGGTGGGCTCACGCTATGACCCGGGCTTCGAAGTGGACGAGACGACGGGCCTGCCCACCACCCGCGTGCAGCTGCCCAGCTACGTCACGGCCAGCGCGCGGGTGGGCTTCAATGTCTACGACGGCATCTCCGTGTCGTTCCTCGGCTCCAACCTCTTCAACGCGAAGTACGAGGAATCCCACGGTTTCCCAGCACCGCCCCAGTCGTTCTTCAGTGAAGTCAAGGTTCGATACTAG
- a CDS encoding lantibiotic dehydratase has product MKGWTLFPHLVVRTTGFPFDWLERLGCPEAARAARQLASARRELEALRAQGPRVKRPSRAVLSALKAGRPVDVEGMESSEPFAEWNDRARAAQEAEATFHAAMKQESLAVEAALGALRREPRFLEAVASSSPPVARDLLEGRDGARLRRQVASYLQRLCAKNETMGFFGPINYGRADAAAPTGVTLRWSGPEVLTGRNTFAASWLVQGLVRAIAFDPEVAAWLVLRRKAFAEVPSRKTLPAPESAEALLPRLVEAVDGTRTLAGLASSLGVAPGLAREAARMGCEKGLLTHQLEVPAATHHPVDDLAERVAGLPCSAARRHVEGLSALLALMAGYGAADAAGKMALQAAFAKRANEQWGVAPPSARGPASESHNFYQDRLALREECGGDLRLEAGGERARELVTRLEPALAWMGAAARRTREAARTSVAELVGARTVPFWKVAAAYSDRPVPLDGSVAEVLAGAVGDASARCADLGSVTPPSLDGDAKALPLVTSIDLLVGARDVEAWSRGEYELVMGDVHDTALVWGWALQFHEARGRVESAMVRALGALSRPVPLVTVLASRRTGLLPSEFPGPVVELGGVSARASAWRLPLDDLFVESDGTRARLVSKRLGSEVCLYNGELDSLVHTAFSLPRIRPLRVSLGDHTPRLTLGGVVVQREQWRLSQAEREALLAGRDDSARLRAAVSVWSERGMPDCVFAKFKDERKPVLVDVRSPPLLRVFLNLLEQKEEVILSEMLPSPDQLWLRSASGGRHTVELRCTLMWGSEPAAGARE; this is encoded by the coding sequence ATGAAGGGCTGGACCCTCTTCCCTCACCTCGTGGTTCGCACCACGGGTTTTCCCTTCGATTGGCTGGAGCGGCTGGGGTGCCCGGAGGCCGCACGGGCCGCGCGCCAGCTGGCCTCGGCGCGGCGGGAGCTGGAGGCGCTGAGAGCCCAGGGCCCTCGGGTGAAGCGGCCATCGCGCGCGGTGCTGTCGGCCCTGAAGGCCGGGCGCCCGGTGGACGTCGAGGGAATGGAGTCATCCGAGCCGTTCGCTGAATGGAACGACCGTGCCCGGGCCGCGCAGGAGGCGGAGGCCACCTTTCATGCGGCGATGAAGCAGGAGTCCCTGGCGGTGGAAGCCGCGCTGGGAGCCCTGCGGCGGGAGCCGCGCTTCCTGGAGGCGGTGGCCAGCTCCAGCCCCCCCGTGGCGAGAGACCTGCTGGAGGGGCGAGACGGCGCGCGGTTGCGGCGGCAGGTGGCCAGCTACCTGCAGCGCCTGTGCGCGAAGAACGAGACGATGGGCTTCTTCGGTCCCATCAACTACGGCCGCGCGGACGCGGCGGCGCCGACGGGGGTGACGCTGCGCTGGTCCGGGCCGGAGGTGCTCACGGGGCGGAACACCTTCGCGGCGTCGTGGCTGGTACAGGGGCTGGTTCGCGCCATCGCCTTTGACCCCGAGGTCGCCGCGTGGCTGGTGCTGCGCCGCAAGGCCTTCGCGGAGGTGCCTTCGCGCAAGACGCTGCCCGCGCCGGAGAGCGCGGAGGCGTTGCTGCCCCGGTTGGTGGAGGCAGTGGATGGAACGCGCACGCTCGCGGGGCTCGCCTCATCGCTGGGCGTGGCCCCGGGCCTGGCGCGCGAGGCGGCGCGGATGGGGTGCGAGAAGGGCCTGCTGACGCACCAGCTCGAGGTGCCCGCGGCCACGCACCACCCGGTGGACGACCTGGCCGAGCGCGTTGCGGGCCTGCCGTGTTCCGCGGCCCGGCGGCACGTGGAGGGCTTGAGCGCGCTGCTGGCGTTGATGGCCGGGTATGGCGCCGCGGATGCCGCGGGGAAGATGGCGCTCCAGGCCGCCTTCGCGAAGCGCGCGAATGAGCAGTGGGGCGTGGCGCCGCCATCCGCGCGAGGGCCCGCGTCGGAGTCGCACAACTTCTACCAGGACCGGTTGGCGCTCCGGGAGGAGTGCGGCGGTGACCTGCGGCTGGAGGCCGGAGGTGAGCGGGCGCGTGAGCTGGTGACGCGCCTGGAGCCCGCGCTGGCGTGGATGGGCGCGGCGGCGCGGCGGACCCGGGAGGCCGCTCGCACCTCCGTGGCGGAGCTGGTGGGGGCGCGCACGGTGCCGTTCTGGAAGGTGGCGGCCGCGTACTCGGACCGGCCGGTGCCGTTGGATGGCTCGGTGGCGGAGGTGCTGGCTGGCGCAGTGGGAGACGCGTCCGCGCGCTGCGCGGACCTGGGCTCGGTGACGCCGCCGTCGCTGGACGGAGACGCGAAGGCGCTTCCGCTCGTCACGTCCATCGACCTGCTCGTGGGGGCCCGGGACGTGGAGGCCTGGAGCCGAGGTGAGTACGAGCTGGTGATGGGCGACGTGCACGACACGGCGCTGGTGTGGGGCTGGGCGCTCCAGTTCCACGAGGCGCGCGGCCGGGTGGAGAGCGCCATGGTGCGGGCGCTCGGCGCCTTGAGCAGGCCGGTGCCCCTGGTGACGGTGTTGGCGTCGCGGCGCACGGGCCTGCTGCCGTCGGAGTTCCCGGGGCCCGTGGTGGAGCTGGGCGGTGTCAGTGCCCGCGCCTCCGCGTGGCGGCTGCCGCTGGATGACCTGTTCGTGGAGAGTGATGGAACGCGGGCGCGGCTGGTGTCGAAGCGGCTGGGCTCCGAGGTGTGTCTCTACAACGGTGAGCTGGACAGCCTGGTGCACACCGCCTTCTCCCTGCCGCGCATCCGCCCGCTGCGCGTGTCGCTGGGCGACCACACGCCTCGGTTGACCCTGGGCGGTGTGGTCGTGCAGCGCGAGCAGTGGCGGCTGTCGCAAGCGGAGCGGGAGGCGCTGCTCGCGGGCCGCGATGACTCGGCGAGGCTTCGCGCGGCGGTGAGCGTGTGGAGCGAGCGCGGGATGCCGGACTGCGTCTTCGCGAAGTTCAAGGACGAGCGAAAGCCGGTGCTGGTGGACGTGCGCAGCCCGCCGCTGCTCCGCGTCTTCCTCAACCTCCTGGAGCAGAAGGAGGAGGTCATCCTGTCGGAGATGCTGCCCTCGCCGGACCAGCTCTGGCTGCGAAGTGCCTCGGGCGGGCGCCATACCGTGGAGCTGCGTTGCACGCTGATGTGGGGCTCGGAGCCCGCTGCCGGAGCGCGGGAATGA